The following are encoded in a window of Platichthys flesus chromosome 11, fPlaFle2.1, whole genome shotgun sequence genomic DNA:
- the pklr gene encoding pyruvate kinase PKLR isoform X1, which yields MAALIRRYSEVMPLPDSFIQRQKLDASMADTFLEHLCLLDIDQEPITARNTSIVCTIGPASRSVDKLQEMVKAGMNIARLNFSHGSHEYHGGTIKNIREAVETVTSDPLYYRPVAIALDTKGPEIRTGLVNGKVEEEVVLQKGSTVRVVTAESDKDKTDGKIIWVDYPSLPKVVKEGATIYIDDGLIGLKVTEIGPDWVDTVVEASGLLSSRKGVNLPGCDLIGLQAVSERDRADLRFGVSQGVDMVFASFIRSAQDVKDVRQVLGAHGREIKVISKVESRQGVQNFEEILAESDGVMVARGDLGIEIPAEKVFIAQKMMIGRCNSAGKPVICATQMLESMVAHPRPTRAEGSDVANAVLDGADCVMLSGETAKGLFPVEAVAMMHSICREAEAAIFHHQLFEELRRLTPLSSDPTEVTAIGAVESSFKCCAGAIIVLTISGRSAHLLSRYRPRCPIIAVTRSPQVARQSQLLRGVFPVLFHPLPAPVWADDVDDRVNFGMDIGKARGFFKPGDMVIVVTGWIPGSGHTNIMRAVSAQ from the exons ATGG CAGCTCTCATCAGGCGCTACTCAGAGGTGATGCCACTGCCGGACTCTTTCATCCAACGCCAGAAGCTGGACGCCAGCATGGCTGACACCTTCCTGGAGCATCTGTGTCTGCTGGACATCGAccaggagccaatcacagcgcgCAACACCAGCATCGTCTGCACTATCG GTCCTGCGTCACGATCAGTCGACAAACTGCAGGAGATGGTCAAAGCAGGGATGAACATCGCTCGTCTGAATTTCTCTCATGGATCACATGAA TACCACGGTGGAACCATCAAAAACATCAGAGAGGCGGTGGAGacggtgacctctgaccccttgTACTACCGGCCGGTCGCCATCGCCTTGGATACGAAGGGTCCAGAGATCCGCACTGGTCTAGTGAACGGG aaagtggaggaggaggtggtgctgCAGAAGGGAAGCACCGTTCGTGTGGTGACGGCAGAGagtgacaaagacaaaacagatGGAAAGATCATCTGGGTGGACTATCCCAGCCTCCCCAAGGTCGTCAAGGAGGGAGCAACCATTTACATTGACGACGGCCTCATCGGACTCAAAGTCACAGAAATAG GACCTGACTGGGTGGACACGGTGGTGGAGGCTAGCGGGCTGCTCAGCAGTCGCAAAGGCGTCAACCTCCCCGGCTGCGACCTGATCGGCCTGCAGGCCGTCAGCGAGCGGGACAGGGCCGACCTGAGGTTCGGGGTGTCCCAGGGCGTGGACATGGTGTTTGCCAGCTTCATCCGCTCGGCACAGGACGTCAAGGATGTACGGCAGGTTCTTGGGGCGCATGGTCGAGAAATCAAAGTGATCAGCAAGGTTGAGAGCCGGCAGGGCGTCCAGAA TTTCGAGGAGATCCTGGCTGAGAGCGACGGCGTGATGGTTGCCAGGGGCGACCTGGGGATCGAGATCCCGGCAGAGAAAGTCTTCATTGCCCAGAAGATGATGATTGGTCGCTGCAACTCTGCCGGCAAGCCTGTCATCTGTGCCACGCAG ATGCTGGAGAGCATGGTGGCCCACCCACGGCCAACTAGAGCAGAGGGCAGTGACGTCGCCAACGCCGTGCTGGATGGAGCCGACTGTGTAATGTTATCCGGGGAGACGGCCAAGGGACTGTTTCCTGTGGAGGCAGTCGCAATGATGCACtcg ATCTGCAGGGAGGCGGAGGCAGCCATTTTCCACCACCAGCTCTTTGAGGAGCTGCGTCGCCTCACTCCGCTCTCTTCTGATCCCACAGAGGTCACAGCCATCGGAGCTGTGGAGTCCTCCTTCAAATGCTGTGCCGGGGCCATCATTGTCCTCACCATCAGTGGCAG ATCGGCACACCTCCtgtccaggtacagacctcgcTGTCCCATCATTGCCGTCACCAGAAGCCCTCAG GTGGCCCGACAGTCCCAGCTGCTGAGAGGAGTGTTTCCCGTCCTCTTCCACCCGCTGCCTGCTCCTGTCTGGGCCGATGACGTAGACGACAGGGTCAACTTTGGCATGGACAtcg GTAAAGCAAGAGGCTTCTTCAAACCCGGCGACATGGTGATCGTGGTGACGGGCTGGATCCCGGGCTCCGGTCACACCAACATCATGAGGGCCGTCAGCGCCCAGTAA
- the pklr gene encoding pyruvate kinase PKLR isoform X2 yields the protein MALIRRYSEVMPLPDSFIQRQKLDASMADTFLEHLCLLDIDQEPITARNTSIVCTIGPASRSVDKLQEMVKAGMNIARLNFSHGSHEYHGGTIKNIREAVETVTSDPLYYRPVAIALDTKGPEIRTGLVNGKVEEEVVLQKGSTVRVVTAESDKDKTDGKIIWVDYPSLPKVVKEGATIYIDDGLIGLKVTEIGPDWVDTVVEASGLLSSRKGVNLPGCDLIGLQAVSERDRADLRFGVSQGVDMVFASFIRSAQDVKDVRQVLGAHGREIKVISKVESRQGVQNFEEILAESDGVMVARGDLGIEIPAEKVFIAQKMMIGRCNSAGKPVICATQMLESMVAHPRPTRAEGSDVANAVLDGADCVMLSGETAKGLFPVEAVAMMHSICREAEAAIFHHQLFEELRRLTPLSSDPTEVTAIGAVESSFKCCAGAIIVLTISGRSAHLLSRYRPRCPIIAVTRSPQVARQSQLLRGVFPVLFHPLPAPVWADDVDDRVNFGMDIGKARGFFKPGDMVIVVTGWIPGSGHTNIMRAVSAQ from the exons ATGG CTCTCATCAGGCGCTACTCAGAGGTGATGCCACTGCCGGACTCTTTCATCCAACGCCAGAAGCTGGACGCCAGCATGGCTGACACCTTCCTGGAGCATCTGTGTCTGCTGGACATCGAccaggagccaatcacagcgcgCAACACCAGCATCGTCTGCACTATCG GTCCTGCGTCACGATCAGTCGACAAACTGCAGGAGATGGTCAAAGCAGGGATGAACATCGCTCGTCTGAATTTCTCTCATGGATCACATGAA TACCACGGTGGAACCATCAAAAACATCAGAGAGGCGGTGGAGacggtgacctctgaccccttgTACTACCGGCCGGTCGCCATCGCCTTGGATACGAAGGGTCCAGAGATCCGCACTGGTCTAGTGAACGGG aaagtggaggaggaggtggtgctgCAGAAGGGAAGCACCGTTCGTGTGGTGACGGCAGAGagtgacaaagacaaaacagatGGAAAGATCATCTGGGTGGACTATCCCAGCCTCCCCAAGGTCGTCAAGGAGGGAGCAACCATTTACATTGACGACGGCCTCATCGGACTCAAAGTCACAGAAATAG GACCTGACTGGGTGGACACGGTGGTGGAGGCTAGCGGGCTGCTCAGCAGTCGCAAAGGCGTCAACCTCCCCGGCTGCGACCTGATCGGCCTGCAGGCCGTCAGCGAGCGGGACAGGGCCGACCTGAGGTTCGGGGTGTCCCAGGGCGTGGACATGGTGTTTGCCAGCTTCATCCGCTCGGCACAGGACGTCAAGGATGTACGGCAGGTTCTTGGGGCGCATGGTCGAGAAATCAAAGTGATCAGCAAGGTTGAGAGCCGGCAGGGCGTCCAGAA TTTCGAGGAGATCCTGGCTGAGAGCGACGGCGTGATGGTTGCCAGGGGCGACCTGGGGATCGAGATCCCGGCAGAGAAAGTCTTCATTGCCCAGAAGATGATGATTGGTCGCTGCAACTCTGCCGGCAAGCCTGTCATCTGTGCCACGCAG ATGCTGGAGAGCATGGTGGCCCACCCACGGCCAACTAGAGCAGAGGGCAGTGACGTCGCCAACGCCGTGCTGGATGGAGCCGACTGTGTAATGTTATCCGGGGAGACGGCCAAGGGACTGTTTCCTGTGGAGGCAGTCGCAATGATGCACtcg ATCTGCAGGGAGGCGGAGGCAGCCATTTTCCACCACCAGCTCTTTGAGGAGCTGCGTCGCCTCACTCCGCTCTCTTCTGATCCCACAGAGGTCACAGCCATCGGAGCTGTGGAGTCCTCCTTCAAATGCTGTGCCGGGGCCATCATTGTCCTCACCATCAGTGGCAG ATCGGCACACCTCCtgtccaggtacagacctcgcTGTCCCATCATTGCCGTCACCAGAAGCCCTCAG GTGGCCCGACAGTCCCAGCTGCTGAGAGGAGTGTTTCCCGTCCTCTTCCACCCGCTGCCTGCTCCTGTCTGGGCCGATGACGTAGACGACAGGGTCAACTTTGGCATGGACAtcg GTAAAGCAAGAGGCTTCTTCAAACCCGGCGACATGGTGATCGTGGTGACGGGCTGGATCCCGGGCTCCGGTCACACCAACATCATGAGGGCCGTCAGCGCCCAGTAA
- the pklr gene encoding pyruvate kinase PKLR isoform X3: MPLPDSFIQRQKLDASMADTFLEHLCLLDIDQEPITARNTSIVCTIGPASRSVDKLQEMVKAGMNIARLNFSHGSHEYHGGTIKNIREAVETVTSDPLYYRPVAIALDTKGPEIRTGLVNGKVEEEVVLQKGSTVRVVTAESDKDKTDGKIIWVDYPSLPKVVKEGATIYIDDGLIGLKVTEIGPDWVDTVVEASGLLSSRKGVNLPGCDLIGLQAVSERDRADLRFGVSQGVDMVFASFIRSAQDVKDVRQVLGAHGREIKVISKVESRQGVQNFEEILAESDGVMVARGDLGIEIPAEKVFIAQKMMIGRCNSAGKPVICATQMLESMVAHPRPTRAEGSDVANAVLDGADCVMLSGETAKGLFPVEAVAMMHSICREAEAAIFHHQLFEELRRLTPLSSDPTEVTAIGAVESSFKCCAGAIIVLTISGRSAHLLSRYRPRCPIIAVTRSPQVARQSQLLRGVFPVLFHPLPAPVWADDVDDRVNFGMDIGKARGFFKPGDMVIVVTGWIPGSGHTNIMRAVSAQ, translated from the exons ATGCCACTGCCGGACTCTTTCATCCAACGCCAGAAGCTGGACGCCAGCATGGCTGACACCTTCCTGGAGCATCTGTGTCTGCTGGACATCGAccaggagccaatcacagcgcgCAACACCAGCATCGTCTGCACTATCG GTCCTGCGTCACGATCAGTCGACAAACTGCAGGAGATGGTCAAAGCAGGGATGAACATCGCTCGTCTGAATTTCTCTCATGGATCACATGAA TACCACGGTGGAACCATCAAAAACATCAGAGAGGCGGTGGAGacggtgacctctgaccccttgTACTACCGGCCGGTCGCCATCGCCTTGGATACGAAGGGTCCAGAGATCCGCACTGGTCTAGTGAACGGG aaagtggaggaggaggtggtgctgCAGAAGGGAAGCACCGTTCGTGTGGTGACGGCAGAGagtgacaaagacaaaacagatGGAAAGATCATCTGGGTGGACTATCCCAGCCTCCCCAAGGTCGTCAAGGAGGGAGCAACCATTTACATTGACGACGGCCTCATCGGACTCAAAGTCACAGAAATAG GACCTGACTGGGTGGACACGGTGGTGGAGGCTAGCGGGCTGCTCAGCAGTCGCAAAGGCGTCAACCTCCCCGGCTGCGACCTGATCGGCCTGCAGGCCGTCAGCGAGCGGGACAGGGCCGACCTGAGGTTCGGGGTGTCCCAGGGCGTGGACATGGTGTTTGCCAGCTTCATCCGCTCGGCACAGGACGTCAAGGATGTACGGCAGGTTCTTGGGGCGCATGGTCGAGAAATCAAAGTGATCAGCAAGGTTGAGAGCCGGCAGGGCGTCCAGAA TTTCGAGGAGATCCTGGCTGAGAGCGACGGCGTGATGGTTGCCAGGGGCGACCTGGGGATCGAGATCCCGGCAGAGAAAGTCTTCATTGCCCAGAAGATGATGATTGGTCGCTGCAACTCTGCCGGCAAGCCTGTCATCTGTGCCACGCAG ATGCTGGAGAGCATGGTGGCCCACCCACGGCCAACTAGAGCAGAGGGCAGTGACGTCGCCAACGCCGTGCTGGATGGAGCCGACTGTGTAATGTTATCCGGGGAGACGGCCAAGGGACTGTTTCCTGTGGAGGCAGTCGCAATGATGCACtcg ATCTGCAGGGAGGCGGAGGCAGCCATTTTCCACCACCAGCTCTTTGAGGAGCTGCGTCGCCTCACTCCGCTCTCTTCTGATCCCACAGAGGTCACAGCCATCGGAGCTGTGGAGTCCTCCTTCAAATGCTGTGCCGGGGCCATCATTGTCCTCACCATCAGTGGCAG ATCGGCACACCTCCtgtccaggtacagacctcgcTGTCCCATCATTGCCGTCACCAGAAGCCCTCAG GTGGCCCGACAGTCCCAGCTGCTGAGAGGAGTGTTTCCCGTCCTCTTCCACCCGCTGCCTGCTCCTGTCTGGGCCGATGACGTAGACGACAGGGTCAACTTTGGCATGGACAtcg GTAAAGCAAGAGGCTTCTTCAAACCCGGCGACATGGTGATCGTGGTGACGGGCTGGATCCCGGGCTCCGGTCACACCAACATCATGAGGGCCGTCAGCGCCCAGTAA